A part of Rhipicephalus microplus isolate Deutch F79 chromosome 8, USDA_Rmic, whole genome shotgun sequence genomic DNA contains:
- the mRpL23 gene encoding mitochondrial ribosomal protein L23 isoform X2, producing MSSRIYPLYVKGNPQLRVFLPNFWMKLVKHDKPLPPNEVKFMISLQMTKYDVKNYLEKIYNVPVADVRTAIVQGKIRKAEGKGYLVKDDDYRVAFVTLPKGETFTFPDLFSKPATVEKEKAITKQMEQAEKLQKVHIRKDPHRQGLPNWFGL from the exons TTACCCGCTGTACGTGAAAGGCAATCCTCAGCTGCGGGTCTTCCTGCCAAACTTCTGGATGAAGCTGGTGAAGCATGACAAGCCCCTCCCTCCTAATGAGGTCAAGTTCATGATATCCCTCCA GATGACAAAGTATGACGTCAAAAACTACCTGGAGAAGATCTACAATGTGCCTGTGGCAGACGTCAGGACCGCCATAGTACAAG GCAAGATAAGGAAAGCAGAGGGAAAGGGATACCTAGTCAAAGATGACGACTATCGAGTTGCATTTGTAACACTG CCTAAGGGCGAGACGTTCACCTTCCCGGATCTCTTCAGCAAACCGGCGACTGTTGAAAAGGAGAAGGCCATCACAAAGCAAATGGAACAGGCTGAAAAGCTGCAGAAGGTGCACATCCGCAAGGACCCGCACAGGCAGGGCCTGCCCAACTGGTTTGGCCTCTGA